In Alteribacter keqinensis, a single window of DNA contains:
- the gltX gene encoding glutamate--tRNA ligase: MSQEIRVRFAPSPTGHLHIGGARSALFNYLFARNQNGKFIVRIEDTDQARNVETATEKLMESMKWLGIDWDESVDVGGPYAPYQSMERMDIYKQYLDQLLEEGKAYYCYMTEEELEAEREAQRARGETPKYSGRDRNLTKEQRETYEQEGKKPVIRFHVPENDSVVIEDIIRGNVTFENEGIGDFVIARKDGVPTYNFAVVIDDYLMKISHVIRGEEHLSNAPRQALIYQALGWDAPTFAHASLILNEDRQKMSKRDESIIQFVEQYRDLGYLPEAIVNFLALLGWSSGREEEVFTKEQLIEEFSLERVSKAPAVFDTDKLAWMNNQYMKEADLDHVVELALPHLVKAGRLPENMTEEQHEWAKKLIALYQEQMSFGAEIVELTDLFFKDEIEYNEEAKEVLAEEQVSEVMAAFKEEVLALEDFEPQTIKKAIKSVQKATGHKGKKLFMPIRVAATGQTHGRDLPDTISLLGRDVIVTRLNSVLSN, from the coding sequence ATGAGTCAGGAAATCCGTGTGCGCTTTGCGCCATCGCCTACCGGGCACTTGCATATTGGAGGAGCACGATCTGCTCTTTTCAATTACTTATTTGCACGTAATCAAAACGGTAAGTTTATCGTAAGAATAGAAGATACAGACCAGGCACGCAATGTGGAAACAGCGACAGAAAAGCTGATGGAGAGCATGAAGTGGCTCGGCATCGACTGGGATGAAAGTGTCGATGTGGGAGGTCCTTATGCCCCGTATCAGAGCATGGAGCGTATGGATATCTATAAACAGTACCTGGATCAGCTGCTTGAAGAGGGAAAGGCATACTACTGCTATATGACCGAAGAGGAACTTGAAGCAGAGCGGGAAGCCCAGCGTGCCCGTGGAGAAACACCGAAGTACTCCGGCCGTGACCGTAATTTAACTAAAGAGCAGCGCGAAACGTACGAACAGGAAGGTAAAAAACCAGTTATCCGTTTCCATGTACCTGAAAACGATTCTGTTGTTATCGAAGATATCATTCGAGGTAATGTTACATTTGAAAATGAAGGTATCGGTGACTTTGTAATCGCTCGTAAAGATGGCGTTCCGACCTACAACTTTGCGGTTGTTATTGATGATTACCTGATGAAGATTTCCCACGTGATCCGTGGTGAAGAACACTTGTCAAATGCGCCCCGCCAGGCACTGATTTATCAGGCTTTGGGATGGGATGCACCAACGTTCGCCCATGCGTCTCTTATCCTGAATGAAGACCGTCAGAAGATGAGTAAACGTGACGAGTCTATCATTCAGTTTGTAGAACAGTACCGTGACCTTGGCTATCTTCCTGAAGCCATTGTAAACTTCCTTGCTCTTCTCGGCTGGTCTTCAGGACGTGAAGAAGAGGTATTTACAAAAGAACAGCTGATCGAAGAATTCAGCCTTGAGCGTGTATCAAAAGCGCCGGCTGTCTTTGATACAGACAAACTTGCCTGGATGAACAATCAGTACATGAAAGAGGCAGACCTTGACCACGTCGTTGAGCTTGCCCTGCCTCACCTTGTTAAAGCAGGCAGGCTTCCTGAGAACATGACAGAGGAACAGCATGAGTGGGCGAAGAAGCTGATTGCTCTTTATCAGGAGCAAATGAGCTTTGGAGCAGAGATTGTTGAGCTTACAGATTTGTTCTTCAAGGATGAAATCGAGTATAATGAAGAAGCTAAAGAAGTATTGGCTGAAGAGCAGGTGTCTGAAGTAATGGCAGCATTTAAAGAAGAAGTGCTCGCTCTTGAAGACTTTGAGCCTCAAACGATCAAAAAAGCCATCAAGTCTGTACAGAAAGCCACGGGACACAAAGGGAAGAAGCTGTTCATGCCGATTCGCGTTGCAGCAACAGGCCAGACACACGGCCGTGATCTTCCTGATACCATCTCTCTACTTGGCAGAGATGTTATTGTTACCCGTTTAAACAGTGTTTTAAGTAACTAA
- the sigH gene encoding RNA polymerase sporulation sigma factor SigH gives MEAGRNVKFEGMDDETLVEYVREGDSSALEYLINKYKNFVRAKARSYFLIGADHEDIVQEGMIGLYKSIRDFKGDKLSSFKAFAELCITRQIITAIKTATRQKHIPLNSYVSLDKPLYDEESDRTLLDVICGSRVSDPEELLINQEEFDDIEVKMTEILSELERQVLMLYLDGRSYQEISADLNRHVKSIDNALQRVKRKLERYVEIKGVKL, from the coding sequence ATGGAAGCTGGACGAAATGTCAAGTTTGAAGGAATGGACGACGAAACCCTGGTGGAGTATGTCAGGGAGGGTGACAGCTCGGCACTTGAGTATTTAATTAATAAATACAAGAACTTTGTACGGGCGAAAGCGAGATCATACTTCCTGATCGGGGCAGACCACGAAGATATTGTCCAGGAAGGGATGATTGGTCTTTACAAGTCCATACGGGATTTTAAAGGAGACAAGCTTTCCTCTTTTAAAGCCTTTGCTGAGCTTTGCATTACGCGCCAGATCATCACAGCTATTAAGACAGCTACGCGGCAGAAACATATACCTCTAAATTCTTACGTATCACTGGACAAGCCTTTGTACGATGAAGAATCGGACAGGACATTGCTGGATGTAATCTGCGGGTCAAGGGTGAGTGACCCCGAAGAACTGCTGATCAATCAGGAAGAATTTGACGATATTGAAGTGAAGATGACGGAGATCCTCAGTGAACTCGAACGTCAGGTGCTCATGCTTTATCTGGACGGGCGCAGCTATCAGGAAATTTCAGCGGACCTTAACAGACATGTAAAGTCCATTGACAATGCCCTTCAACGGGTGAAAAGGAAACTGGAACGCTATGTAGAAATCAAAGGCGTGAAGTTATAA
- a CDS encoding Mini-ribonuclease 3 yields the protein MKLNASVQDVDQLNGLTLAYMGDGVMEMYVRYRLIASGQVKPNQLHREATKFVSAKAQAKVIIVLLEGEALSEKERSVAMRGRNAKSATVPKNTDVSTYRYSTGFEALCGYLYLKEEHGRLDEIMVQAFEILTADEERR from the coding sequence GTGAAACTCAATGCATCCGTTCAAGACGTGGATCAGTTAAACGGGCTCACCCTGGCATATATGGGGGATGGGGTTATGGAGATGTACGTCCGCTACCGCCTCATCGCCTCAGGTCAGGTGAAGCCCAATCAGCTTCATCGTGAAGCTACAAAATTTGTATCGGCCAAAGCACAGGCTAAAGTGATTATTGTCCTCCTTGAAGGGGAGGCTCTTTCGGAGAAAGAGCGTTCAGTCGCAATGAGGGGCAGGAATGCCAAGTCGGCAACGGTGCCTAAAAATACAGATGTATCAACGTACCGCTACAGTACTGGTTTTGAAGCCCTGTGCGGCTATCTTTACTTAAAAGAAGAACACGGACGTCTTGATGAAATCATGGTTCAGGCATTTGAAATCCTGACAGCAGACGAAGAAAGGAGGTAA
- the nusG gene encoding transcription termination/antitermination protein NusG — protein sequence MEKNWYVVHTYSGYENKVKTNLEKRVESMDMTDKIFRVLVPVEEETEVKNGKSKQVTKKVFPGYVIVEMVMTDDSWYVVRNTPGVTGFVGSSGAGSKPTPLLPEEVDAILRQMGVEQPKAEVDFELKEPVKVKEGPFANFIGTIEDIHVEKQKLKVHVNMFGRETPVELEFTQVEKI from the coding sequence ATGGAGAAAAATTGGTATGTTGTCCACACCTATTCAGGGTACGAGAACAAAGTTAAAACGAACCTGGAGAAGCGTGTGGAGTCGATGGACATGACTGACAAGATCTTCCGGGTTCTCGTTCCTGTAGAGGAAGAGACAGAAGTGAAAAACGGAAAGAGCAAGCAGGTAACAAAGAAAGTCTTTCCGGGTTATGTAATCGTAGAAATGGTAATGACAGATGACTCCTGGTATGTTGTCCGTAACACGCCTGGAGTTACAGGATTTGTAGGATCTTCCGGAGCGGGTTCGAAGCCGACGCCGCTTCTTCCTGAAGAAGTAGACGCAATCCTGCGTCAGATGGGTGTAGAACAGCCGAAAGCGGAAGTTGACTTTGAGCTCAAAGAGCCTGTTAAAGTAAAAGAAGGGCCATTTGCTAACTTTATTGGTACGATTGAAGATATCCATGTAGAGAAGCAGAAGCTCAAAGTACACGTTAATATGTTCGGTCGTGAAACACCGGTTGAGCTTGAATTTACTCAAGTTGAAAAGATTTAA
- the ispD gene encoding 2-C-methyl-D-erythritol 4-phosphate cytidylyltransferase has protein sequence MKNYTVIIPAAGQGKRMGAGHNKQFLLLHDKPLIVHTLTVFAQDTHCREVILVVNEQEIEDMSALIKTYGIQKTVRIVPGGRERQQSVFEGLKAVSSDEEIVLIHDGARPFIKVSDIQKLVRSAVQDGAAIIAVPVKDTVKQVEQGEVTNTVDRSSLWAVQTPQAFRLSGILKAHKRAERDGFSGTDDASLVEWIGERVRVVEGDYQNIKLTTPEDMWFAEAIIKMRKEETNA, from the coding sequence ATGAAGAACTATACGGTGATTATCCCAGCCGCCGGACAGGGAAAGCGGATGGGTGCCGGGCATAACAAGCAGTTTCTTCTCCTTCACGATAAGCCGCTCATTGTGCATACCCTGACTGTATTTGCACAGGACACTCATTGCCGTGAGGTCATTCTTGTGGTAAACGAACAGGAAATAGAAGACATGTCTGCTTTAATCAAAACATACGGCATTCAGAAAACAGTCCGTATTGTTCCGGGCGGACGTGAGCGTCAGCAGAGTGTTTTTGAAGGACTGAAAGCTGTGTCTTCTGATGAGGAGATTGTGCTCATTCACGATGGAGCCAGGCCGTTCATTAAAGTAAGTGATATTCAAAAACTTGTCCGATCTGCTGTACAGGATGGTGCTGCCATCATTGCCGTTCCGGTAAAAGATACGGTAAAGCAGGTTGAACAGGGCGAGGTCACAAATACAGTGGACCGATCAAGCTTGTGGGCAGTTCAGACCCCGCAGGCTTTTCGTCTTTCAGGTATTTTGAAGGCACATAAAAGAGCGGAACGGGATGGATTTTCGGGCACGGATGATGCAAGTCTTGTTGAGTGGATTGGAGAGAGAGTCCGCGTCGTAGAAGGAGATTACCAGAATATTAAGCTGACCACACCGGAAGATATGTGGTTTGCAGAAGCGATTATAAAGATGAGGAAGGAAGAAACCAATGCTTAG
- the ispF gene encoding 2-C-methyl-D-erythritol 2,4-cyclodiphosphate synthase: MLRIGQGFDVHQLVEGRPLILGGIEIPYEKGLLGHSDADVLLHTIADACLGAVAEGDIGKHFPDTDPAFKDADSKELLKHVWKIVKEKGYVLGNVDCTIMAQMPKMAPHIEDMRTQISELLEADKSQVNVKATTTEKLGFTGRGEGIASQAVVLLTKQS, from the coding sequence ATGCTTAGAATCGGACAAGGTTTTGACGTACACCAGCTCGTTGAAGGACGCCCGCTCATTCTGGGAGGGATTGAGATCCCCTATGAAAAAGGACTGCTCGGACACTCGGATGCCGACGTCCTTTTACATACCATAGCAGACGCATGTCTTGGCGCTGTTGCTGAAGGCGATATCGGTAAGCACTTCCCCGATACTGACCCTGCGTTTAAAGATGCAGATTCAAAGGAATTACTAAAACATGTATGGAAGATCGTAAAAGAAAAAGGGTACGTTCTAGGTAACGTTGACTGTACGATAATGGCCCAGATGCCTAAAATGGCCCCCCATATCGAAGACATGCGGACTCAAATCAGTGAGCTTTTGGAAGCGGACAAGTCCCAGGTTAACGTAAAGGCGACAACAACGGAGAAACTCGGCTTTACTGGACGCGGCGAAGGAATAGCAAGCCAGGCAGTCGTCCTTTTAACGAAACAATCCTAG
- the rlmB gene encoding 23S rRNA (guanosine(2251)-2'-O)-methyltransferase RlmB: MSEKHDMIAGKNPVIEALKSPRPIHKIWIAEGSQKGQMGKVMDLAKSRKVNVQFVPKKKIDQMADTAQHQGVIAQVAAYEYQDMDDLFAAAEKSGEPPFFLLLDELEDPHNLGSILRTADAAGAHGVIVPKRRSAGLTATVAKASTGAIEHIPVVRVTNLARTMDELKDRGLWFVGTDAAGNEDYRETDFDMPVGLVIGSEGKGMSRLVKEKCDFLVQIPMAGHVTSLNASVAAALLMYEVYRRRHPKGQA, translated from the coding sequence ATGTCAGAAAAACACGATATGATTGCGGGAAAAAATCCCGTCATTGAAGCATTGAAATCGCCCCGGCCCATTCATAAAATCTGGATTGCCGAAGGTTCCCAGAAAGGGCAGATGGGGAAGGTGATGGACCTTGCCAAGTCCAGAAAGGTCAATGTTCAGTTTGTGCCGAAAAAGAAGATTGACCAAATGGCTGACACAGCTCAGCACCAGGGGGTAATTGCCCAGGTCGCAGCTTACGAATATCAGGATATGGATGATCTATTTGCAGCAGCAGAAAAAAGCGGAGAACCTCCGTTCTTTCTCCTCCTGGACGAGCTTGAAGACCCTCATAACCTGGGATCTATCCTCCGGACAGCGGATGCGGCCGGTGCACACGGGGTCATCGTACCGAAACGCCGTTCTGCAGGACTGACTGCGACAGTGGCAAAAGCCTCAACAGGTGCAATTGAGCACATTCCGGTGGTCAGAGTAACAAACCTTGCCCGGACGATGGATGAGCTGAAAGACCGGGGGCTGTGGTTTGTAGGAACAGATGCTGCCGGAAATGAAGATTACCGGGAGACCGATTTTGATATGCCGGTCGGGCTCGTTATCGGCAGTGAAGGAAAAGGGATGAGCCGGCTTGTGAAAGAAAAGTGTGACTTTCTCGTCCAGATTCCAATGGCCGGTCATGTGACGTCATTGAATGCTTCTGTGGCAGCTGCTTTACTGATGTATGAAGTGTACCGCCGCCGTCATCCAAAAGGACAAGCATAA
- the rpmG gene encoding 50S ribosomal protein L33 has translation MSAKVVLSCSECKSRNYSTTKTKGIHAERLQMKKHCKTCGKHTTHVETK, from the coding sequence ATGTCAGCTAAAGTCGTTCTCTCATGTTCGGAATGTAAATCCCGAAACTATTCAACCACAAAAACGAAAGGTATTCATGCCGAACGTTTGCAAATGAAAAAACACTGCAAAACTTGCGGAAAGCATACAACCCATGTGGAGACGAAATAA
- a CDS encoding NYN domain-containing protein: MRRFLLVDGYNIIGDWPELRVMQGSDLAGARDVLIEKMAEYQAYTGTKVMIIFDAHMVPGLGKKYSNYRLDIVYTREKETADERIEKLVRSLKRVDTEISVATSDFVEQRVIFASGALRKSARELRTEVAAIEKGIAKEVLSVKKKTARSKLPITDEMAEIFEKWRRGEH, translated from the coding sequence ATGCGCCGTTTTTTACTTGTCGACGGGTATAACATTATCGGAGACTGGCCTGAGCTTAGGGTTATGCAGGGGAGCGACCTGGCAGGGGCGAGAGATGTCCTGATTGAAAAGATGGCTGAGTATCAGGCTTATACAGGGACAAAGGTCATGATCATTTTCGATGCCCATATGGTACCGGGTCTCGGTAAGAAATACTCCAATTACCGTCTTGATATTGTTTATACCCGGGAAAAAGAGACAGCAGATGAACGGATCGAAAAGCTGGTAAGATCTCTCAAACGCGTAGATACAGAAATTTCTGTGGCTACCTCCGATTTTGTAGAGCAGCGGGTCATTTTTGCGAGCGGAGCTCTAAGGAAATCTGCAAGGGAACTGAGGACAGAAGTGGCTGCTATTGAGAAAGGCATTGCAAAAGAGGTATTAAGTGTAAAGAAGAAAACGGCCAGGTCAAAACTGCCTATTACGGACGAAATGGCTGAAATTTTCGAAAAATGGCGTCGAGGTGAGCATTGA
- the secE gene encoding preprotein translocase subunit SecE: MAETTTSTAKKPVKFLKEVSTEMKRVTWPTRKELVRYTGVVIATVAFIAVFFAIVDLGISELIRLILN; this comes from the coding sequence ATGGCAGAAACAACAACATCAACAGCAAAAAAACCTGTAAAGTTCCTGAAAGAAGTTTCAACAGAAATGAAGCGGGTAACATGGCCGACGCGTAAGGAACTCGTTCGTTACACAGGCGTCGTTATTGCAACGGTTGCGTTCATCGCAGTATTTTTTGCAATTGTCGACCTTGGTATTTCTGAATTGATTCGTTTGATCCTGAACTAA
- the cysE gene encoding serine O-acetyltransferase, protein MFKTLKNDIDVVMDQDPAARNRLEVIFNYSGVHAIWSHRLAHSLWKRRFYFLARFLSQVSRFLTGIEIHPGAKIGQRLFIDHGMGVVIGETCEIGDNCTIYQGVTLGGTGKEKGKRHPTLEDNVLIATGAKVLGSMRIGENSRIGAGSVVLKEVPPNSTVVGIPGKVVIQDGVKIGHDLDHINLPDPVSDKFRELEEEMARMKEELAELKKQDQPSLKGGVSHDN, encoded by the coding sequence TTGTTTAAAACACTTAAGAATGACATCGACGTGGTGATGGATCAGGATCCGGCCGCGAGAAACAGACTGGAAGTAATCTTTAACTATTCCGGAGTTCATGCGATATGGAGCCACCGTCTCGCCCACAGTCTCTGGAAGCGTCGGTTTTATTTTCTGGCCCGTTTTCTGTCTCAAGTCAGCCGTTTTCTCACAGGTATCGAAATTCATCCGGGTGCTAAAATCGGTCAACGCCTTTTTATTGATCATGGCATGGGTGTTGTTATCGGGGAAACTTGCGAAATCGGGGATAACTGTACGATCTATCAAGGAGTAACATTAGGCGGGACGGGAAAAGAAAAAGGGAAGCGTCATCCGACTCTTGAGGATAATGTCCTTATAGCTACAGGAGCAAAAGTACTCGGGTCCATGCGGATCGGGGAAAATTCGCGGATCGGTGCAGGGTCGGTCGTTTTAAAGGAAGTGCCGCCAAACTCTACTGTAGTCGGAATCCCCGGGAAGGTCGTCATCCAGGACGGCGTGAAGATCGGCCATGATCTCGACCATATTAATTTACCCGATCCGGTGTCGGATAAGTTCAGGGAGCTTGAAGAAGAAATGGCCCGCATGAAAGAAGAATTAGCTGAGCTGAAAAAACAGGATCAACCAAGCCTAAAAGGAGGCGTCTCACATGACAATTAA
- the cysS gene encoding cysteine--tRNA ligase, translating into MTIKLYNTLTRQKEVFEPIEEGKVKMYVCGPTVYNYIHIGNARPPVVFDMIRRFFEYRGYDVKYVSNFTDVDDKIIKAAEEMGEDVTAVAEKFIQAYHEDTGALGVKKADEHPRVMDTMPEIIEFIERLEEKGYAYESGGDVYFRTRKFDGYGKLSHQSVDDLQLGARIEVGEKKEDPLDFVLWKGVKPGEIFWESKWGKGRPGWHIECSAMVKKYLGDTIDIHAGGQDLSFPHHENEIAQSEALNEKQMANYWIHNGYINIDNEKMSKSLGNFILVHDIIKKFDPEVVRFFIVNNHYRSPINFSDAQLASAKTSLERIKTTYQNVSHRLTETADLGIDAEKWKGQVDVHLETFNREMEDDFNSANAVAAMFELVKTANLYLREKQTSKNVLSHITEALDNMAYVLGIKLSGKNEMLDEEIDALIQERIDARKNRDFARADEIRDDLKEKGIILEDTPQGTRWKRV; encoded by the coding sequence ATGACAATTAAGCTCTATAATACGCTCACCAGACAAAAAGAAGTGTTCGAGCCCATAGAAGAAGGCAAGGTAAAGATGTATGTGTGCGGACCGACTGTATACAACTACATTCACATTGGTAATGCCCGTCCGCCGGTTGTTTTTGATATGATACGGAGGTTTTTTGAATACCGGGGTTATGATGTGAAGTATGTGTCGAACTTTACAGACGTAGACGATAAAATTATTAAAGCTGCAGAAGAGATGGGCGAGGACGTAACCGCTGTTGCGGAAAAGTTCATTCAAGCCTATCACGAAGATACCGGCGCTCTCGGTGTGAAAAAGGCAGACGAACATCCACGGGTTATGGATACGATGCCTGAAATTATCGAATTCATTGAAAGGCTCGAAGAAAAAGGATATGCCTATGAATCCGGGGGAGATGTCTATTTCAGAACCCGTAAGTTTGATGGCTACGGCAAGCTCTCTCATCAGTCGGTAGATGATCTTCAGCTCGGTGCACGCATTGAAGTCGGAGAGAAGAAAGAGGACCCTCTTGATTTTGTACTCTGGAAAGGGGTTAAACCGGGGGAAATCTTCTGGGAAAGCAAGTGGGGCAAAGGTCGCCCCGGCTGGCATATTGAGTGCTCGGCTATGGTAAAGAAGTATCTTGGGGATACGATCGATATCCACGCCGGCGGTCAGGATCTGTCATTCCCGCACCACGAAAATGAAATTGCCCAGTCTGAAGCATTGAATGAAAAGCAGATGGCCAATTACTGGATTCATAACGGCTATATTAATATCGACAATGAAAAAATGTCCAAATCACTAGGGAATTTTATTCTTGTTCACGATATTATTAAGAAGTTTGATCCTGAAGTGGTCCGTTTCTTTATCGTAAACAATCATTACCGGAGCCCGATTAATTTCAGTGATGCACAGCTTGCCAGTGCGAAAACGAGTCTTGAACGTATAAAGACCACGTACCAGAATGTCTCCCACCGCCTTACTGAAACTGCCGATCTCGGTATCGATGCAGAAAAGTGGAAGGGGCAGGTTGATGTACACCTTGAAACGTTCAATCGTGAAATGGAAGATGACTTTAACAGTGCGAACGCTGTCGCAGCGATGTTTGAGCTGGTCAAGACAGCAAACCTTTACCTTCGTGAAAAACAAACGAGCAAAAACGTTCTCTCTCATATTACAGAGGCCCTGGATAACATGGCGTATGTTCTGGGAATTAAGCTTTCGGGGAAAAACGAAATGCTGGACGAGGAAATTGACGCTTTGATTCAGGAAAGAATCGATGCACGGAAAAACCGTGATTTTGCCCGTGCCGACGAGATCCGGGATGACCTGAAAGAAAAAGGAATTATTTTAGAAGATACACCTCAAGGTACGCGCTGGAAGAGGGTGTAG